Within the Fundidesulfovibrio soli genome, the region CGGCGGGTTCGGCCCTGGAGAGGCCTCGGCCGGACCCGCTACAACTCATCGCGCCCTGAGAACGAAAGGCATGCAAGCCTTCCCGCCAGCGCCAGGTATTCCCCGCGTCCGCTCCCCTACTGCTGCGACTCCTCCGGATTCTCGCCGTCGGGCTCCAAGCCGTCCTTGCCGCCGCCGGGCGCCACGAGCGTCATGCCGCGCACCCTGTTGAGCAGGATGCGCTCAGGCCCCACCTCGGGGTAGATCTCGCCCACCCGCAGCGTGGTGACCACCGCCTTGCCGATGACCCTGCGGCCTTCGGTGCCGTTGGGCTCGATCGTGCGCATGCCCCAGACGTTGTGGAACACGATGGGGTGGCCCTTGTACTGCCCGATGTAGAGCAGGATATGCCCGGGCATCCAGATCAGGGTCCTGAAGGGCACGCCGTTTTTCAGGATGGACTGCTCCTTCTCCTGCGGGGACATGCCCTCGAGCGGGATGTACGTGCCGGTCCGGGCCTGCGCGGCCGAGTTGCGCGGCAGCCAGACCCCGAAGGGGGCCAGGGCGTCGCGGGTGGTGGCGGAGCAGTCGCGCTTGCCGTCCAGCCCGCCCCAGCCGTAGGCTTGGCCCATCATCTGGTTCAATGCGACCGCGATGTTGGCTGGGGTGGCCGCCAGGGGCATGAGCGCGGCCTCGCCCTGGGTGAGCCAGACGCCCATGTTGGAGGCGCGGTTGCCCGGGCCGGGCGCGGGCACGGAAATCTTGAGGCGCACGCCGTCGGTCTCCTCCACGGGCAGCACCGCGCCGACCCCGGCGCTCACGCCGCCCCCCAGGGGCACGTTCTCCCTGATGACGGCCGCGAAGGGAC harbors:
- a CDS encoding SH3 domain-containing protein produces the protein MRSRFFLRASALVLLALAVLAGACGPKETGVSFEPKPKWGASTAVKPLDDLKELPQDANAYLDKSKADQLLLSTEAARMRSSVYLERLFGPWRASNPAYARKSATKSLAAYSRNPGYDDSGQMRLRPWSDRIVWNANMRYFGSQRRPAIAVANTNLRAIPTLDHRLGPPGRPGQGYPFDMLQVSALWIGTPVLVDHISRDGAWALVETAIAPGWVRMQDLAFVDDAYIAQYTSRPFAAVIRENVPLGGGVSAGVGAVLPVEETDGVRLKISVPAPGPGNRASNMGVWLTQGEAALMPLAATPANIAVALNQMMGQAYGWGGLDGKRDCSATTRDALAPFGVWLPRNSAAQARTGTYIPLEGMSPQEKEQSILKNGVPFRTLIWMPGHILLYIGQYKGHPIVFHNVWGMRTIEPNGTEGRRVIGKAVVTTLRVGEIYPEVGPERILLNRVRGMTLVAPGGGKDGLEPDGENPEESQQ